In Lotus japonicus ecotype B-129 chromosome 5, LjGifu_v1.2, one genomic interval encodes:
- the LOC130717583 gene encoding U-box domain-containing protein 4-like: MGTESYTYMGRSFSALSINDDSSSSAFSDCNSDRSGEFATASSQTRRRLLIACASENSDDLILQLVDDLQSSSVDDQKQAAMEIRLLAKNKPENRIKIAKAGAIKPLISLISSQDLQLQEYGVTAILNLSLCDENKELIASSGAIKPLVRALKAGTPTAKENAACALLRLSQAEESKAAIGRSGAIPLLVSLLQTGGIRGKKDASTALYSLCSVRENKIRAVKAGIMKVLVELMADFESNMVDKSAYVVSVLVSVAEAKAALVEEGGVPVVVEIVEVGSQRQKEIAVVILLQLCEENVTYRTMVAREGAIPPLVALTQNGTNRAKQKAEKLIELLRQPRSGSAAARTAAEVVA; this comes from the exons ATGGGAACCGAGAGCTACACTTACATGGGTCGCAGCTTCAGCGCGCTATCCATCAACGACGATTCATCTTCCTCCGCTTTCAGCGACTGCAACAGCGACAGATCTGGCGAATTCGCCACCGCTTCTTCCCAAACCCGCCGCCGTCTCCTCATCGCTTGCGCCTCCGAGAATTCCGATGACCTCATCCTGCAGCTTGTCGACGATCTCCAATCCTCCTCCGTCGACGATCAGAAACAAGCCGCCATGGAAATCCGATTACTCGCTAAGAACAAGCCTGAGAATCGCATCAAAATCGCCAAAGCCGGCGCAATCAAACCGCTAATTTCGCTTATTTCCTCGCAAGACCTCCAGCTTCAGGAATACGGCGTCACCGCGATTCTCAACCTCTCCCTCTGCGACGAGAACAAGGAGTTGATAGCTTCCTCCGGAGCGATTAAGCCTCTGGTGAGAGCGTTGAAAGCAGGGACGCCGACGGCGAAGGAGAACGCGGCGTGCGCGTTGCTCCGCCTCTCACAGGCGGAGGAGAGCAAGGCGGCGATTGGGAGGTCCGGCGCCATTCCGCTACTGGTGAGCCTCCTGCAAACCGGCGGTATCCGCGGGAAGAAGGACGCGTCGACGGCGCTGTACTCGCTCTGCTCGGTGAGGGAGAACAAGATCAGGGCGGTGAAGGCGGGGATCATGAAGGTTCTGGTGGAGCTGATGGCGGACTTTGAGTCAAACATGGTGGATAAGTCAGCGTACGTGGTGAGCGTGCTGGTGTCGGTGGCGGAGGCGAAGGCGGCGCTGGTGGAGGAAGGCGGCGTtccggtggtggtggagatcgtggAGGTTGGGTCTCAGAGACAGAAGGAGATAGCGGTGGTTATTCTGTTACAGCTATGCGAGGAAAACGTGACCTATCGAACCATGGTGGCTCGCGAAGGTGCGATTCCTCCTTTGGTGGCTCTGACTCAGAACGGCACCAATCGCGCCAAGCAAAAG GCGGAGAAACTGATTGAGCTGCTGCGGCAACCGAGATCTGGGAGCGCCGCTGCACGTACGGCGGCGGAAGTGGTGGCATGA
- the LOC130716875 gene encoding kinesin-like protein KIN-7N yields MWLKMNNGYVADLDSLQTTPFRKVQSFPASETTPGCINQIEKYEREVQELRRQLELGYEKINELERKHSEEVPSSKQLMGERPEDQQETQLIQELPLRLSESVENFKDSFEEVLSAMQKIASGGKLSTAKRLSTMSEIGAQLFETLEANCRMSMNSESSSTGNHALIHEQQKEFHERMNIIMTSLELSENSTTTEQERNPSCSCGYKGSDLGGETAYSKNDLTERCESLERELLLLKDERDSLLLKFSESSEKLATVSRQKEKALQDLNTEVQRRENLEGEVKKFSAAFACRQKSLISFHSEVKTKFEKLRAQTPIPVLNSFGY; encoded by the exons ATGTGGTTGAAAATGAACAATGGTTACGTTGCGGATCTTGATTCACTTCAAACTACTCCCTTTCGAAAAGTTCAATCATTCCCAGCAAGTGAAACAACTCCT GGTTGTATAAATCAAATCGAGAAGTATGAACGAGAGGTTCAAGAGTTGAGGAGACAACTGGAACTTGGTTATGAAAAGATAAATGAACTGGAG AGAAAGCATTCAGAGGAAGTACCATCAAGCAAGCAATTAATGGGTGAGAGACCTGAAGATCAACAAGAAACACAACTAATTCAAGAATTGCCTCTAAGATTATCTGAATCTGTGGAAAACTTCAAAGATAGCTTTGAGGAGGTTTTATCGGCAATGCAG AAAATTGCATCTGGTGGCAAATTGTCGACTGCGAAGAGGCTTTCAACCATGAGTGAAATTGGTGCACAGctttttgaaactttggaagCTAACTGTAGAATGAGTATGAACAGTGAAAGTTCTTCCACAGGGAACCATGCTTTAATCCATGAACAACAGAAAGAGTTTCACGAGAGGATGAATATTATAATGACATCACTGGAGTTATCAGAGAACTCGACAACAACAGAGCAAGAGAGGAATCCTTCGTGCAGCTGTGGATACAAG GGCTCTGATTTGGGAGGAGAAACTGCTTACTCAAAGAATGATTTAACTGAAAGATGTGAAAGCCTAGAAAGGGAGTTACTACTTTTGAAGGATGAAAGAGACTCTTTGCTGCTGAAGTTCTCTGAATCATCTGAGAAACTTGCAACGGTTTCAAGGCAAAAGGAAAAGGCTTTGCAAGATTTAAATACTGAAGTTCAGAGAAGGGAAAATCTAGAAGGGGAGGTTAAGAAGTTTTCTGCAGCTTTTGCCTGTCGTCAGAAATCACTCATTTCCTTCCATAGTGAAGTTAAGACCAAATTTGAGAAATTGAGAGCTCAGACACCAATTCCAGTGCTCAATTCTTTTGGTTATTAG
- the LOC130716876 gene encoding strigolactone esterase RMS3, with amino-acid sequence MATSILDVHNVSVEGSGNEYIVFGHGLGTDKSVWKRILPYFEPNYKVILFDLVFAGTVNPDYFDFRRYSTLDPYVDDLLAILDALRVTRCAFVGHSMSATIGILASIRRPQLFSKLILIGASPRFLNDESYRGGFELNEIEEVFSAMEANYQAWVRGYAPLMVGADVPEAVQEFSRTLFNMRPDITLFVSRTVFNSDLRGILGLVKVPCCIMQTAKDLSVPAAAARYMQEHLGGKTTVEWLNTEGHLPHLSAPTYLAHKLLLALAGAH; translated from the exons ATGGCCACTTCAATCCTCGACGTACACAACGTTAGCGTAGAAGGCTCCGGCAACGAGTACATCGTCTTCGGCCATGGCCTCGGCACCGACAAATCGGTGTGGAAGCGCATCCTCCCATACTTCGAACCTAACTACAAAGTCATTCTCTTCGACCTCGTCTTCGCCGGCACCGTCAACCCTGACTACTTCGACTTCCGCCGCTACTCCACCCTCGACCCCTACGTCGACGACCTCCTCGCCATCCTTGACGCCCTCCGTGTCACTCGCTGCGCCTTCGTCGGCCACTCCATGTCCGCCACCATCGGCATCCTCGCCTCCATCCGACGCCCTCAACTCTTCTCCAAACTCATCCTCATCGGTGCTTCTCCCCG ATTCTTGAATGATGAGAGTTACCGCGGTGGATTTGAGTTGAACGAGATAGAGGAAGTTTTTTCAGCAATGGAGGCCAACTACCAGGCGTGGGTGAGGGGTTACGCGCCGCTCATGGTGGGGGCGGATGTTCCGGAGGCGGTGCAGGAGTTTTCTCGGACGCTGTTCAATATGCGACCGGACATTACCCTGTTTGTTTCTCGGACGGTGTTCAACAGCGACCTCAGGGGGATCCTGGGACTCGTCAAAGTGCCGTGTTGCATCATGCAGACGGCCAAGGACTTGTCCGTGCCGGCGGCGGCCGCGAGGTACATGCAGGAGCATCTCGGCGGGAAGACTACGGTGGAGTGGCTCAACACGGAGGGGCACCTCCCTCACCTGAGTGCTCCTACGTACTTGGCTCACAAGCTCCTGTTAGCACTGGCGGGGGCACACTGA
- the LOC130717820 gene encoding uncharacterized protein LOC130717820 isoform X2, with protein MGKRNSQRKNAAMLDSDDDISVSSSPTSRTGRVSVSGTQEVHFDQDYLLDQALDALDEKRGSTREKAFSLIIGAFKSNMQHQFVDKKFATLLHQCLASIKRGSKQASAKEVALASHVIGLLALTVECGDNAREIFEESIRPLDEFLTSKSDSIKVPSLLECLAIITFVGGNNQEETERSMDIMWRVIHPKLGSNVVTVKPSAPLITTVVSAWSFLLSTMSELKLNSKNWQNSISYLSSLLDKEDRPVRIAAGKALALIFEIGVMEKLSANSISAMTREESKPQESYIHLQGLKGKVITQVKNLSVEAGGKGSAKKDLNHQRSVFRDIVEFFELNFIRHFLGGGFIKHMQENEFLHDVFGFTPRRRYLNNNEPRMSSGEKRMFKSPNSPQSKARTQFLNKQRLLSEGRNFGHYAANVVDDAF; from the exons ATGGGAAAGC GTAACTCTCAACGTAAAAATGCTGCAATGTTGGATAGTGATGATGATATCAGTGTGAGTTCTTCACCAACTTCTCGAACCGGTCGCGTGTCGGTGTCTGGGACTCAAGAAGTGCACTTTGATCAAGATTATCTGCTTGACCAAGCTCTTGATGCTTTAGATGAGAAAAG GGGTTCTACGAGGGAGAAAGCTTTTTCATTGATCATTGGGGCTTTCAAGAGCAATATGCAGCATCAATTTGTTGACAAAAA ATTTGCCACCTTATTACATCAGTGTCTTGCTTCAATAAAAAGAGGTTCCAAACAGGCATCTGCAAAGGAGGTAGCTTTGGCATCTCATGTCATCG GTTTGTTGGCCCTCACTGTTGAATGTGGTGATAATGCACGTGAAATATTTGAGGAATCAATTCGTCCTCTAGATGAATTTCTCACATCTAAATCAGATTCGATAAAGGTTCCATCA TTGCTGGAGTGCTTGGCTATAATCACTTTTGTTGGTGGGAACAATCAAGAAGAAACAGAGAGATCGATGGACATAATGTGGCGAGTTATTCATCCCAAATTAGGTTCCAAT GTAGTTACAGTCAAACCTTCAGCTCCATTAATAACGACTGTGGTATCTGCTTGGTCCTTTCTCCTCTCTACCATGAGCGAGTTGAAGTTAAATTCTAAAAATTGGCAAAA TTCAATATCTTATTTATCTAGCCTTCTAGACAAGGAAGATCGGCCTGTACGTATTGCTGCTGGCAAAGCGCTAGCTCTAATATTTGAGATTGGAGTTATGGAGAAACTTTCTGCTAATTCTATAAGCGCAATGACTCGGGAAGAGAGTAAACCACAGGAAAGTTACATTCACTTACAAGGATTAAAAGGAAAGGTGATAACTCAAGTAAAAAACCTGTCTGTTGAGGCTGGTGGAAAAGGTTCTGCAAAGAAAGATCTTAATCATCAGAGGAGCGTGTTCCGAGATATCGTGGAGTTTTTTGAG TTAAACTTTATCAGGCACTTTCTAGGGGGTGGTTTCATCAAGCATATGCAG GAAAACGAATTCCTTCATGATGTCTTTGGTTTCACACCAAGAAGAAGATATCTTAATAACAATGAACCTCGAATGTCTAGTGGTGAGAAG AGAATGTTCAAGTCTCCAAATTCGCCTCAGAGTAAGGCTAGGACCCAGTTTCTTAATAAGCAACGGCTGTTATCTGAG
- the LOC130717820 gene encoding uncharacterized protein LOC130717820 isoform X1, whose translation MGKRNSQRKNAAMLDSDDDISVSSSPTSRTGRVSVSGTQEVHFDQDYLLDQALDALDEKRGSTREKAFSLIIGAFKSNMQHQFVDKKFATLLHQCLASIKRGSKQASAKEVALASHVIGLLALTVECGDNAREIFEESIRPLDEFLTSKSDSIKVPSLLECLAIITFVGGNNQEETERSMDIMWRVIHPKLGSNVVTVKPSAPLITTVVSAWSFLLSTMSELKLNSKNWQNSISYLSSLLDKEDRPVRIAAGKALALIFEIGVMEKLSANSISAMTREESKPQESYIHLQGLKGKVITQVKNLSVEAGGKGSAKKDLNHQRSVFRDIVEFFEYGYTPEISMKIGGDSLQTSSWSQVIQLNFIRHFLGGGFIKHMQENEFLHDVFGFTPRRRYLNNNEPRMSSGEKRMFKSPNSPQSKARTQFLNKQRLLSEGRNFGHYAANVVDDAF comes from the exons ATGGGAAAGC GTAACTCTCAACGTAAAAATGCTGCAATGTTGGATAGTGATGATGATATCAGTGTGAGTTCTTCACCAACTTCTCGAACCGGTCGCGTGTCGGTGTCTGGGACTCAAGAAGTGCACTTTGATCAAGATTATCTGCTTGACCAAGCTCTTGATGCTTTAGATGAGAAAAG GGGTTCTACGAGGGAGAAAGCTTTTTCATTGATCATTGGGGCTTTCAAGAGCAATATGCAGCATCAATTTGTTGACAAAAA ATTTGCCACCTTATTACATCAGTGTCTTGCTTCAATAAAAAGAGGTTCCAAACAGGCATCTGCAAAGGAGGTAGCTTTGGCATCTCATGTCATCG GTTTGTTGGCCCTCACTGTTGAATGTGGTGATAATGCACGTGAAATATTTGAGGAATCAATTCGTCCTCTAGATGAATTTCTCACATCTAAATCAGATTCGATAAAGGTTCCATCA TTGCTGGAGTGCTTGGCTATAATCACTTTTGTTGGTGGGAACAATCAAGAAGAAACAGAGAGATCGATGGACATAATGTGGCGAGTTATTCATCCCAAATTAGGTTCCAAT GTAGTTACAGTCAAACCTTCAGCTCCATTAATAACGACTGTGGTATCTGCTTGGTCCTTTCTCCTCTCTACCATGAGCGAGTTGAAGTTAAATTCTAAAAATTGGCAAAA TTCAATATCTTATTTATCTAGCCTTCTAGACAAGGAAGATCGGCCTGTACGTATTGCTGCTGGCAAAGCGCTAGCTCTAATATTTGAGATTGGAGTTATGGAGAAACTTTCTGCTAATTCTATAAGCGCAATGACTCGGGAAGAGAGTAAACCACAGGAAAGTTACATTCACTTACAAGGATTAAAAGGAAAGGTGATAACTCAAGTAAAAAACCTGTCTGTTGAGGCTGGTGGAAAAGGTTCTGCAAAGAAAGATCTTAATCATCAGAGGAGCGTGTTCCGAGATATCGTGGAGTTTTTTGAG TATGGTTACACTCCTGAAATTTCTATGAAGATTGGCGGTGATTCACTGCAAACATCTTCATGGTCCCAAGTGATACAG TTAAACTTTATCAGGCACTTTCTAGGGGGTGGTTTCATCAAGCATATGCAG GAAAACGAATTCCTTCATGATGTCTTTGGTTTCACACCAAGAAGAAGATATCTTAATAACAATGAACCTCGAATGTCTAGTGGTGAGAAG AGAATGTTCAAGTCTCCAAATTCGCCTCAGAGTAAGGCTAGGACCCAGTTTCTTAATAAGCAACGGCTGTTATCTGAG